In the Arthrobacter sp. 31Y genome, one interval contains:
- a CDS encoding carbohydrate ABC transporter permease, with product MMGSGLRARFRTESTTTGGSSRSTAKLGADIALAVIGVCFVAPLVWLLLASIDPQAGYQTKVPVAPSTENFRAVMTPELLFQPLANSFLLSAGTAVVNVLAAVLAAYPLSRYQSRFNKPFMYTVLFGTSLPVTAIMVPVYGLFVQLQFLDSMAATIFFMATTTLPMAIWMTKNFMDSVPLELEEAAWVDGASTMATLRSIVLPLMRQGLGVVFIFVFIQAWGNFFVPFILLLSTGKQPAAVSIFSFFGQHGAIAYGQLAAFSILYSVPVLVLYALVSRGMGNSFALSGAMKG from the coding sequence GTGATGGGCAGTGGACTGCGAGCGCGGTTCAGGACTGAAAGCACGACGACGGGTGGCAGCTCCAGGTCCACGGCGAAGCTGGGTGCGGACATCGCCCTAGCGGTGATCGGGGTGTGCTTTGTTGCGCCCCTGGTGTGGTTGCTGCTGGCCTCCATTGATCCCCAAGCCGGTTACCAGACCAAGGTTCCGGTGGCGCCGTCCACAGAGAACTTCCGTGCAGTGATGACCCCAGAGCTGTTGTTCCAACCTCTGGCCAACAGTTTCCTGTTGTCTGCGGGCACTGCCGTGGTCAATGTGCTTGCTGCCGTGCTCGCAGCGTACCCGTTGTCCAGGTATCAGTCCCGGTTCAACAAACCCTTCATGTACACGGTCCTTTTTGGGACTTCGTTGCCCGTGACGGCCATCATGGTGCCTGTCTACGGCTTGTTTGTTCAGCTGCAATTTCTGGATTCCATGGCGGCAACTATCTTTTTCATGGCCACCACAACTTTGCCCATGGCGATTTGGATGACCAAGAACTTCATGGATTCGGTCCCGCTGGAGTTGGAGGAAGCGGCATGGGTGGACGGGGCATCGACGATGGCTACGCTCCGGAGCATCGTCTTGCCGCTGATGCGGCAGGGGCTGGGAGTGGTGTTCATCTTCGTTTTCATCCAGGCATGGGGGAACTTCTTCGTCCCTTTCATCCTGTTGCTGTCCACCGGAAAGCAGCCGGCTGCAGTGTCCATCTTCAGCTTCTTCGGCCAGCACGGGGCGATTGCATACGGCCAGCTGGCCGCGTTCTCCATCCTGTATTCGGTTCCCGTCTTGGTGCTTTACGCGCTGGTATCCCGTGGCATGGGAAATTCATTCGCCCTCTCCGGTGCTATGAAGGGCTAG
- a CDS encoding carbohydrate ABC transporter permease has translation MRIRRFLRLLPVVPSVLLLLVFLLAPVAWSFYASFTDAALSGKAARDPQWVGADNYVRMFSDDSFPLAAWLTVVFVAASAVLGQNVLGLLIALLMTRSRRAVASWVGTAVVAAWVLPEIVAAFAAYAYFNRDGTLNQVLGAFGSAGPDWLYSFPLVAIVLANTWRGTAFSMLVYRAALADVPRDVTEAALMDGARGWQRLAFITLPLIRSSIATNLMLITLQTLAVFTLIWVMTAGGPANASTTLPVLAYQEAFKFGDIGYGTAVASVLILLGMVFGAVYVRLLREQKS, from the coding sequence ATGAGAATTCGCCGCTTCCTGCGGCTGCTCCCGGTAGTTCCGTCCGTTCTTCTGCTCCTGGTGTTCCTCCTGGCTCCTGTGGCGTGGTCTTTTTACGCCTCGTTCACGGACGCCGCGTTGTCGGGGAAGGCGGCGAGGGATCCGCAGTGGGTGGGTGCGGACAATTATGTCCGGATGTTCAGCGACGATTCTTTCCCTTTGGCCGCGTGGCTCACGGTGGTGTTCGTCGCTGCGTCCGCCGTGTTGGGCCAGAATGTGTTGGGTTTGCTCATTGCCCTGCTGATGACGCGTTCGCGCCGGGCGGTGGCATCGTGGGTAGGGACCGCGGTGGTGGCGGCCTGGGTGCTGCCGGAGATTGTGGCGGCATTTGCCGCCTACGCCTACTTCAACCGGGACGGGACACTCAACCAAGTCCTGGGTGCCTTTGGTAGCGCGGGGCCGGATTGGTTGTACTCGTTTCCTTTGGTGGCAATCGTCCTGGCGAACACGTGGCGCGGAACTGCCTTTTCCATGTTGGTCTACCGGGCGGCGTTGGCTGATGTTCCCCGGGATGTCACAGAGGCGGCCCTCATGGATGGAGCGCGCGGCTGGCAACGGCTCGCCTTTATCACGCTGCCGCTGATCCGGAGCAGCATAGCCACCAACCTGATGTTGATCACGCTTCAGACGTTGGCGGTGTTCACCCTGATCTGGGTGATGACTGCAGGCGGTCCCGCTAACGCCAGCACCACGTTGCCCGTGTTGGCCTACCAGGAGGCCTTCAAGTTCGGTGACATCGGCTACGGCACAGCTGTGGCGTCAGTACTGATTCTGCTGGGAATGGTTTTTGGTGCTGTGTACGTGCGGCTGTTACGGGAGCAAAAGTCGTGA
- a CDS encoding extracellular solute-binding protein, with the protein MPLKYSPVKIAATLVSVAAVLAAATSCSPTPEAAESKSLKIVYQKTDSFTALDTVMQDAKKEFEASNTGVTVDLQPIQANDDDYGTKLALAQRSGDTAPDVFYEDTFKVRSDVDAGYLLKLDGYLEKWDDWAAFSEAAKEAGRADDGGIYAVPLGTDTRAIWYNKTVLQKAGIPVPWQPKSWDEILTAARAMKAADPDVIPFNMYAGKGTGEGTVMQGFYELLYGTDSSLYDVDAKKWVVGSQGFTDSLTFLKTLYDEKLAVSPAEALDANVWKKVFGEWFPQGKLGATVEGSYTPSFWQKGGAYEWAGYEQVMGVAMFPTQKGQDPGGVSMSGGWTLAVGAKSKNPELAFSFLTTALNKKNALAYDINNSQIAVRTDVTSEPEYLAANPFVKDVSDLVKVTHYRPATADYPRISTAVQVATESVITGKQSPEDAAAEYDATVRKLVGEDKVLEK; encoded by the coding sequence ATGCCGCTGAAGTATTCACCGGTAAAGATTGCCGCCACCCTCGTATCCGTCGCTGCCGTCCTTGCGGCAGCGACGTCCTGTTCGCCTACGCCTGAGGCCGCGGAGAGCAAGAGCCTGAAGATCGTTTATCAGAAGACCGATTCGTTCACGGCTTTGGATACGGTCATGCAGGACGCCAAAAAAGAGTTCGAGGCGTCCAACACCGGCGTGACAGTGGACCTCCAACCCATACAGGCCAACGACGACGACTACGGGACCAAGCTGGCTCTGGCCCAGCGGTCAGGTGACACGGCACCGGACGTCTTCTATGAGGACACCTTCAAGGTTCGTTCCGACGTCGACGCCGGTTACCTCCTAAAATTGGACGGTTACCTGGAGAAGTGGGATGACTGGGCGGCGTTCAGCGAAGCGGCCAAGGAAGCCGGCCGCGCGGACGACGGCGGTATTTATGCAGTTCCGCTGGGTACCGATACCCGGGCCATTTGGTACAACAAGACTGTCCTGCAGAAAGCTGGAATTCCGGTACCGTGGCAGCCGAAATCCTGGGACGAGATCCTGACGGCTGCCCGCGCCATGAAGGCAGCGGATCCCGACGTCATCCCCTTCAATATGTATGCAGGCAAGGGGACCGGCGAGGGTACTGTCATGCAGGGCTTTTATGAGTTGCTTTACGGCACTGACAGCAGCTTGTATGACGTGGACGCAAAGAAGTGGGTGGTGGGTTCCCAAGGTTTCACCGACTCTTTGACGTTTCTGAAAACCCTCTATGACGAGAAGCTCGCCGTGAGTCCTGCCGAAGCCCTGGACGCCAACGTCTGGAAAAAGGTTTTTGGCGAGTGGTTCCCGCAAGGCAAACTTGGGGCAACCGTGGAGGGTTCCTATACGCCGTCGTTCTGGCAGAAAGGCGGCGCTTACGAGTGGGCCGGCTATGAGCAGGTCATGGGCGTTGCGATGTTCCCCACGCAGAAGGGACAGGATCCCGGTGGCGTGAGCATGTCCGGCGGCTGGACGCTGGCTGTGGGGGCGAAGAGCAAGAATCCTGAGCTCGCCTTCAGTTTCCTCACCACGGCACTGAACAAAAAGAATGCGCTTGCGTACGACATCAACAATTCCCAGATCGCCGTGCGGACCGATGTGACCTCGGAGCCTGAGTACCTGGCGGCCAACCCGTTTGTGAAGGACGTTTCAGACTTGGTGAAAGTGACGCATTACCGGCCCGCGACCGCCGATTACCCCAGGATTTCCACGGCTGTCCAGGTAGCTACTGAGTCCGTCATCACCGGCAAGCAGAGTCCTGAGGACGCAGCGGCTGAATACGATGCCACCGTCCGCAAGCTGGTAGGTGAGGACAAGGTCCTGGAGAAATGA
- a CDS encoding ROK family transcriptional regulator produces MTEIRQPTPRRGTNLPRMGDFNLTVILEAIRRSSGGLSRVELAQIVGLSPQTISNISRRLLDQELIVEAGKEGSGPGKPRTILRLNPAGMYAVGVHLDPAVITFVVLDLLGDVVKHSRMATPGGDPAGVITSIAEQINVLIEESGIDASKIAGLGVAVPGPIDLDEGSVVEPPLLTRWNRVRIREALAEATGMETLVDKDVTSAAVAETWAGGASGAGSFVFMYMGTGIGCGIVLNDEVVRGTSGNAGEIGHIVVDPSGPQCDCGLRGCVKSSCIPQVLVAEAEAAGVLDGHRAGSDGPEVQERYAQLCDAADAGDVKAIAILDKSATLVARAVSIVTNTLDVERVVFGGPFWGRMSPYFMERVPQLLDKNNAARMIHDLEVVGSGVGEDVGAIGAACLVLEHMLAPRAQRLLLEG; encoded by the coding sequence GTGACTGAGATCCGGCAGCCGACACCGAGGCGCGGAACCAACCTTCCCCGCATGGGGGACTTCAATTTGACCGTCATTCTGGAGGCGATCCGCCGCTCATCTGGTGGACTCAGCCGCGTTGAGTTGGCTCAGATCGTGGGACTTTCCCCGCAGACGATTTCAAATATTTCCAGGCGTCTCCTGGACCAGGAGTTGATCGTGGAGGCCGGCAAAGAAGGTTCAGGGCCGGGCAAGCCAAGGACTATCCTGCGGCTGAACCCGGCAGGCATGTACGCTGTGGGCGTTCATCTGGACCCTGCTGTCATCACTTTTGTGGTTCTGGACTTGCTGGGTGACGTCGTCAAGCATTCTCGGATGGCCACTCCCGGCGGTGACCCGGCCGGCGTGATCACCAGCATCGCTGAACAGATCAATGTCCTCATCGAGGAATCCGGCATCGATGCCTCCAAGATCGCTGGACTGGGCGTTGCGGTCCCTGGCCCGATCGACCTCGACGAAGGTTCCGTGGTGGAGCCGCCGCTTCTGACGCGCTGGAACCGTGTGCGCATCAGGGAGGCCCTGGCTGAGGCCACAGGTATGGAAACGTTGGTGGACAAGGACGTGACGAGTGCCGCTGTGGCGGAAACGTGGGCTGGCGGCGCCAGCGGCGCCGGCAGCTTCGTGTTCATGTACATGGGAACCGGCATCGGCTGCGGCATTGTCCTCAATGACGAGGTAGTGCGCGGGACGTCGGGCAACGCCGGCGAAATCGGCCACATCGTGGTGGACCCCAGCGGTCCGCAGTGTGATTGTGGATTGCGTGGCTGCGTGAAGTCTTCCTGCATCCCGCAGGTGCTGGTGGCCGAGGCCGAAGCCGCTGGGGTGCTCGACGGTCATCGGGCAGGGTCGGACGGACCCGAAGTCCAGGAACGGTATGCCCAGTTGTGTGACGCAGCAGATGCTGGTGACGTCAAGGCCATTGCAATTCTGGACAAGTCCGCAACCTTGGTGGCACGTGCTGTTTCCATAGTGACCAACACCCTGGACGTGGAGCGCGTCGTCTTCGGGGGTCCGTTCTGGGGGCGGATGTCGCCGTACTTCATGGAACGCGTTCCTCAATTGCTGGACAAAAACAACGCAGCCCGCATGATCCACGATCTCGAAGTTGTGGGTTCCGGCGTAGGTGAAGACGTTGGAGCCATTGGTGCCGCCTGCTTGGTTTTGGAGCACATGCTGGCACCCAGGGCGCAAAGGCTCCTGCTGGAAGGGTAG
- a CDS encoding class I SAM-dependent methyltransferase produces MDVEALLKGLSRLPDIEADNLQAFDATDSLLLEAAADLLGPDSKVVVLGDRYGALTLGALAGLGVEHVRVNQDLFTGRLALKRNAAAAGVEGRFSEHELDRELLHDASVVLLQLPKSLAELEEIADAVARFAAPHAVLLAGGRVKHMSLGMNAVLERYFSSVQPQLARRKSRILVARDPKTTPGERPFPVVEALPELGITVCAHGAAFSGARLDIGTRYLLTFMDRMPAARQAVDLGCGTGILATMYALRHPDARVLATDQSAAAVASAKATAAANGLGERLVVVHDDAMSTLESGSVDLILLNPPFHLGASVHAGAALKMFQAAARVLAPGGELWTVYNSHLQYRAALERHIGPTVEEGRNPKFTVTRSQKS; encoded by the coding sequence ATGGATGTTGAAGCGCTCTTGAAGGGGTTGAGCAGGCTTCCTGACATCGAGGCGGACAATCTGCAGGCTTTTGATGCCACAGACAGTCTTCTGCTGGAGGCGGCTGCAGATCTGCTGGGCCCTGATTCCAAGGTGGTTGTCCTTGGCGACCGCTACGGCGCCCTGACCTTGGGCGCATTGGCTGGGCTCGGCGTCGAGCATGTACGCGTAAATCAGGACCTTTTCACTGGAAGGCTTGCGCTGAAACGCAATGCGGCAGCAGCCGGTGTGGAGGGTCGCTTCAGTGAGCACGAACTGGACCGGGAGTTGCTGCACGACGCCAGCGTTGTGCTTTTGCAGTTGCCTAAGTCGCTGGCTGAGTTGGAGGAAATCGCCGACGCCGTTGCCAGATTTGCCGCCCCGCATGCGGTCCTGCTCGCCGGAGGTCGCGTCAAGCACATGTCCCTCGGCATGAATGCGGTCCTGGAACGGTACTTCTCATCCGTCCAACCGCAACTTGCCCGCCGTAAGTCCCGGATCCTGGTGGCGCGGGATCCCAAAACAACCCCGGGTGAGCGCCCCTTTCCGGTGGTGGAGGCCCTGCCGGAACTGGGGATCACAGTGTGTGCCCACGGTGCTGCTTTTTCCGGCGCCCGCCTGGATATTGGAACGCGGTATTTGCTGACGTTCATGGACCGTATGCCTGCCGCCCGGCAGGCTGTGGACCTGGGTTGCGGAACCGGCATTCTCGCCACGATGTACGCACTTCGCCACCCGGATGCCCGAGTCCTCGCCACCGACCAATCAGCGGCGGCAGTGGCTTCTGCCAAAGCCACGGCAGCTGCAAACGGGCTGGGGGAGCGGCTGGTAGTGGTCCACGATGACGCCATGTCCACCCTTGAATCCGGCAGCGTCGACCTCATCCTTCTGAACCCGCCGTTCCACCTGGGCGCCAGCGTTCACGCCGGCGCTGCGCTGAAGATGTTTCAGGCAGCCGCCCGGGTTCTGGCCCCCGGTGGGGAGCTGTGGACTGTCTACAACAGCCACTTGCAGTACCGGGCCGCCCTTGAACGGCACATCGGGCCGACGGTGGAGGAAGGCCGCAATCCAAAATTCACGGTAACGCGCAGCCAGAAGTCCTGA
- a CDS encoding cupin domain-containing protein, with protein MSVNVVTNLEVKSHNSPDETRRPEKTVLDLVTVGEYTIGRMTFEPGWTWADCIKPVVGTDSCELSHVGFCVSGNLEVETNDGGKINISAGDSYSIPPGHNAHVVGDQPFQGVEFVSGAEFARPTE; from the coding sequence ATGAGTGTCAATGTTGTCACGAACCTGGAAGTAAAGTCCCACAACTCTCCCGACGAAACGAGGCGCCCCGAAAAGACGGTGCTGGACCTCGTCACCGTGGGGGAATACACAATCGGCCGAATGACCTTTGAACCAGGCTGGACTTGGGCCGACTGCATCAAACCTGTAGTTGGCACCGACTCCTGCGAATTGAGCCACGTCGGATTCTGCGTTTCCGGCAACTTGGAAGTGGAAACCAACGACGGCGGCAAGATCAACATTTCAGCCGGTGATTCCTACAGCATTCCGCCGGGGCACAACGCCCACGTGGTGGGTGACCAACCGTTCCAAGGCGTCGAGTTTGTCAGCGGAGCTGAATTCGCCCGCCCCACCGAATAG
- a CDS encoding ScbR family autoregulator-binding transcription factor produces the protein MQQRAKDTRLSVIEGAARVFAEIGYGNASLTDITKRAGVTKGALYFHFTSKRELALAVIEEQHAIVLASGSAIVASDAPALDRLIGLCRMFGQQLLDEPVVQGGIRLTFEASAFDADVSGPYQDWIDTAEQLLRQAAADGFVRADLDAPAFARYLVAAFTGVQMVSEVLTSREDVLLRIEQMWDFMLPALRPTTSS, from the coding sequence ATGCAACAACGTGCGAAGGACACCCGGCTTTCTGTCATCGAAGGAGCTGCCCGGGTATTCGCCGAAATCGGTTACGGGAATGCCAGCCTGACCGACATCACCAAACGTGCAGGGGTGACGAAGGGCGCGCTCTACTTCCACTTCACCTCAAAGCGGGAGCTGGCGTTAGCAGTCATCGAGGAGCAGCACGCAATCGTCCTGGCATCGGGGTCTGCCATAGTAGCTTCAGACGCTCCGGCCCTGGACAGGCTCATAGGACTTTGCAGGATGTTCGGCCAACAGCTCCTGGACGAGCCGGTGGTCCAAGGAGGCATACGGCTCACTTTTGAAGCCTCCGCCTTCGACGCCGACGTCTCAGGCCCCTACCAGGACTGGATCGATACGGCAGAGCAATTGCTGCGGCAGGCAGCCGCGGACGGCTTCGTCCGTGCCGATTTGGATGCGCCTGCCTTCGCGAGATACCTGGTTGCGGCCTTCACCGGAGTTCAGATGGTTTCCGAAGTCCTTACATCACGTGAAGACGTTCTGCTAAGGATCGAACAGATGTGGGACTTCATGCTGCCTGCGCTGCGCCCCACAACGAGCAGCTAG
- the rsfS gene encoding ribosome silencing factor, protein MSAHEQSITLARHAARAAAEKLAEDIVALDVSERLALTDVFLIASAPTERQVNAIVDGIEEELMKQDLRPVRREGRSEGRWVLLDYADIVIHVQHSEDRVFYALERLWKDCPVVDLELGDDASAKAVSVEDSEH, encoded by the coding sequence GTGTCTGCACATGAACAATCCATTACCCTCGCTCGTCACGCCGCGCGTGCCGCGGCAGAGAAGCTTGCCGAAGACATTGTCGCCTTGGACGTGAGCGAGCGTTTGGCGCTCACTGACGTTTTCCTGATTGCATCGGCTCCCACCGAACGTCAGGTCAACGCCATTGTTGATGGTATTGAGGAAGAACTGATGAAGCAGGACCTTCGTCCTGTGCGCCGCGAGGGCCGCTCGGAAGGCCGCTGGGTCCTTTTGGACTACGCGGACATCGTGATCCATGTCCAGCACTCGGAGGATCGCGTGTTCTACGCCCTTGAGCGGCTCTGGAAGGATTGCCCCGTAGTGGACCTCGAGCTGGGCGATGACGCTTCTGCCAAGGCTGTTTCCGTGGAGGATTCCGAGCACTAG
- the nadD gene encoding nicotinate-nucleotide adenylyltransferase — MGGTFDPIHHGHLVAASEVAAKFGLDEVVFVPTGQPWQKSHKLVSRPEHRYLMTVIATASNPRFTVSRVDVDRPGPTFTIDTLRDLRAERPDADLFFITGADALAQILSWKDVDELWSLAHFVGVTRPGHELHDMGRDDVSLLEVPAMAISSTDCRTRVGAGNPVWYLVPDGVVQYIAKYGLYAAPDHTADLTPALSGSDDQARTE, encoded by the coding sequence ATGGGTGGAACGTTTGATCCCATCCATCACGGCCACCTTGTTGCTGCCAGTGAAGTGGCAGCAAAGTTCGGCCTGGATGAAGTGGTCTTCGTTCCCACGGGCCAGCCATGGCAGAAGTCACACAAGCTTGTCAGCAGGCCTGAGCACCGCTACCTGATGACGGTCATCGCCACAGCTTCAAACCCGAGGTTCACAGTAAGCCGGGTGGATGTTGATCGTCCGGGTCCCACCTTTACCATTGACACCCTTCGCGATCTCCGTGCCGAGCGTCCAGACGCCGACCTTTTCTTCATCACGGGCGCAGATGCTTTGGCTCAGATCCTTTCGTGGAAAGACGTTGACGAGTTGTGGTCATTGGCCCACTTCGTCGGCGTCACCCGTCCCGGGCATGAATTGCACGATATGGGCCGGGATGACGTCAGCCTGTTGGAAGTTCCTGCCATGGCGATCTCCTCCACGGATTGCAGGACCCGCGTGGGCGCGGGAAATCCCGTCTGGTACCTGGTACCTGACGGAGTGGTGCAGTACATCGCAAAGTATGGACTGTACGCGGCGCCCGACCATACAGCGGATCTGACACCCGCACTGTCCGGATCAGACGACCAAGCACGTACTGAATGA
- a CDS encoding glutamate-5-semialdehyde dehydrogenase: MTEALTPDAPVISDVSGTPGQTPENPAAGGVPLSPEDVQAAVHAIADRSRKAARRMGQANRAWKDRALRAIGNALLDNRKHVLDANSKDVALGRANGTSAALLDRLTLTPARIDGLVAALENLAGLPDPVGNVVRGQTLPNGLRLRQVNVPMGVVAAIYEARPNVTVDIAGLALKSGNAVILRGGSAAANTNEALVRILREALDSVGLPADAVQTVDQYGREGANVLMRARGRVDVLIPRGGRDLIQTVVTNSAVPVIETGEGNVHIFIDESASEEMAVEILLNAKTQRPSVCNTVETLLVHSRSTVLPAVAKALRSAGVTLHVDERIAASLGRDIETVPADDDDWATEYMDLDLAVAMVDSLDEAVNHIRTWTTGHTEAILTNNLANAEKFIADIDSAAVIVNASTRFTDGGELGLGAEVGISTQKLHARGPMGLTELTTTKWIVQGEGQIRA, from the coding sequence ATGACTGAAGCTCTGACCCCTGACGCCCCTGTGATCTCCGACGTTTCCGGTACTCCCGGCCAGACGCCGGAGAACCCTGCGGCAGGTGGCGTGCCGTTGTCACCCGAAGATGTCCAAGCAGCCGTCCACGCCATCGCCGACCGTTCCCGTAAGGCCGCCCGACGCATGGGACAGGCCAACCGTGCATGGAAAGATCGTGCGCTCCGTGCGATCGGAAATGCCTTGTTGGACAATCGGAAGCATGTGCTGGACGCCAACTCCAAAGACGTGGCCTTGGGCCGCGCCAACGGGACTTCAGCGGCACTTTTGGACCGTTTGACCTTGACCCCTGCTCGTATTGACGGCTTGGTGGCTGCCTTGGAAAACCTGGCCGGGCTGCCCGATCCTGTGGGCAATGTGGTCCGGGGCCAGACACTTCCCAACGGACTGCGCTTGCGCCAGGTGAACGTCCCCATGGGTGTTGTAGCCGCCATTTACGAGGCCCGCCCTAACGTCACGGTGGATATTGCCGGCCTGGCACTGAAGAGCGGAAATGCAGTAATCCTTCGTGGAGGTTCCGCCGCGGCCAACACCAACGAGGCACTGGTCCGGATCCTTCGCGAAGCCCTGGATTCCGTAGGCCTGCCCGCCGACGCAGTGCAGACAGTGGACCAGTACGGCCGCGAAGGGGCCAATGTGCTGATGCGCGCCCGTGGTCGGGTGGATGTCCTCATTCCCCGTGGCGGGCGTGATCTCATCCAGACTGTGGTGACCAACTCGGCCGTGCCGGTCATTGAAACCGGCGAAGGCAACGTCCATATCTTCATCGATGAGTCAGCGAGCGAAGAAATGGCCGTGGAGATCCTCCTCAATGCGAAGACTCAGCGTCCCAGCGTCTGCAATACCGTGGAAACCCTGCTGGTGCATTCACGCTCCACGGTGTTGCCTGCCGTTGCCAAGGCACTGCGTTCCGCAGGTGTCACGCTTCACGTGGACGAGCGGATTGCTGCTTCCTTGGGCAGGGACATTGAGACTGTTCCCGCTGACGATGACGACTGGGCCACCGAATACATGGACCTCGATCTCGCCGTTGCCATGGTGGACAGCCTGGACGAGGCAGTCAACCACATCCGCACCTGGACCACAGGCCACACGGAAGCAATCCTGACGAACAACCTGGCCAACGCCGAGAAGTTCATAGCGGACATAGATTCAGCGGCTGTGATCGTCAATGCCTCCACCCGGTTCACTGATGGCGGTGAGCTTGGGCTCGGCGCCGAAGTGGGCATTTCCACCCAAAAGTTGCACGCCCGGGGTCCCATGGGTCTCACGGAGTTGACCACCACCAAGTGGATCGTCCAGGGTGAGGGCCAGATCCGCGCCTAG
- the proB gene encoding glutamate 5-kinase produces the protein MTTRTFDAPDTADGLERQALATAKRIVVKVGSSSLTSIKGGISEKSLTGLVNALAEKRNAGTEIILVSSGAIAAGLAPLGLAKRPKDLATQQAAASVGQGLLMARYTQAFNAHGVTVSQVLLTADDLMRRTQHTNAFRALDRLLNLGVVPVVNENDTVATHEIRFGDNDRLAALVAHLVRADALVLLSDVDALYDGPPAQGAQRIPLVRGPQDLEDVTIGKAGKAGVGTGGMMTKVEAASIAAGSGIHALVTSTANAASALAGEDVGTWFAVNGNRKPVRLLWLAHLATVHGRLMLDDGAVKAVRDRHRSLLPAGITEISGDFEAGDPVEMVAHDGTVLARGLVNYSSEELPRMLGRTTQELGQAMGRGYDREVVHVDDLVLLRAPRSSKLGA, from the coding sequence ATGACGACTAGGACCTTCGACGCTCCGGACACAGCTGATGGCCTGGAACGCCAGGCCCTGGCCACCGCCAAGCGGATTGTTGTCAAAGTGGGGTCATCCTCGCTGACCAGCATCAAGGGAGGCATCTCCGAAAAGTCCCTCACCGGGCTGGTCAATGCCCTCGCCGAAAAGCGCAACGCAGGTACTGAGATCATCCTGGTTTCCTCAGGCGCCATCGCCGCCGGTCTTGCGCCCCTGGGCCTGGCCAAACGGCCCAAGGACCTCGCCACGCAGCAGGCTGCTGCGAGTGTTGGGCAAGGACTCCTGATGGCACGGTACACGCAGGCCTTCAATGCCCACGGTGTAACAGTGAGCCAGGTTCTGCTGACGGCCGATGACCTCATGCGCCGAACGCAACACACGAATGCCTTCCGGGCACTGGACAGGTTGTTGAACCTCGGCGTGGTGCCAGTAGTCAATGAGAACGACACCGTGGCCACGCATGAAATCCGCTTCGGAGACAACGATCGTCTGGCAGCCTTGGTGGCGCACTTGGTTCGCGCTGATGCGCTGGTGCTCCTTTCCGACGTCGACGCCCTGTACGACGGACCTCCCGCCCAGGGCGCCCAACGGATTCCGCTGGTTCGTGGCCCGCAGGACCTCGAGGACGTGACCATTGGCAAGGCGGGTAAGGCCGGCGTAGGAACTGGCGGCATGATGACCAAAGTGGAAGCAGCCTCCATTGCTGCCGGTTCGGGCATCCATGCGCTTGTCACGTCCACGGCCAATGCTGCATCGGCCTTGGCGGGAGAGGACGTGGGAACCTGGTTCGCCGTGAACGGCAACCGCAAGCCTGTCCGCCTCCTGTGGCTGGCGCACTTGGCCACGGTTCACGGACGGCTGATGCTCGACGACGGCGCAGTGAAAGCCGTGCGCGACAGGCACAGGTCGCTTCTTCCTGCAGGCATAACAGAGATCAGTGGTGACTTTGAAGCCGGGGATCCCGTGGAGATGGTTGCCCATGACGGGACGGTGTTGGCACGCGGCCTGGTGAACTACTCTTCGGAAGAACTCCCGCGCATGTTGGGACGTACAACCCAAGAACTCGGCCAAGCCATGGGCCGTGGCTATGACCGCGAAGTTGTTCATGTTGATGATCTGGTGCTCCTGAGGGCGCCACGCTCATCTAAACTTGGAGCATGA